CGGAGGAGGACTCGGCCGAGGCAGAACGCCTCAAAACCGAAGGTAAGGAACGCCCCGTACAGCTGGCCTCTGGGTGCTACGGGCGGAGGCCAGCTGGTCCCGGACTGTGGAGCGGATGGCAAACCAGCCTTTGGAGATGCGGCCGGAGGGCTTTTACCCGGAtgcaaagatgcagagaaatcagACCCTTGACCAGGAGGAATTAAAGGGTGAGGCCGCTGCGGAGGGTGGTCCGACAGCTTCCCAAATGGTTAGATAGAGTGACCacgtgacccagcagttccacccCAGGGTGTGCCCAGGAGGGATGCAATCGCACATCCACAAAGATGCTTGCGCACACGTGTTCATAGCGGCGTGGTGCACAACAGCCGAGGAGTGGAAGCCGCCCAGGTGCCCATCAGCTGACGAGCGGACACACACACGTCCCTCCACACATGGGAACGTCACTCAGCCATGCAGAGGAGAGAAGCCCCGACACTCTCTCCAACGTGGATGGGCTTGAGAACAGGATTCTCaaggagagaagccagacacagaaggacacacagtgtgtgattccgttgatgggaaacgtccagaacaggcagaGCCAGACAGAGAGTGGATgtgtggttgtcaggggctgggggggggtgggtgggtgacaGCTAATGGGGATGGTGTTTATTTTGGCTAATGGAATGTTCTGAAATTAGTGCTAATGGTTGGACCactttgaatatactaaaagccgcTGAGTTATATACACTTTTAAAGGGTGCGTCTCACGGTATGTGAATTCCATCTCATTAAAACTGCGCTGTTTCTGAAGGAACGAGCAAAAGTGATGGTATCTGAGGCTTAGGTTCCCAAATACCAGGACAGTGACAGCTGCTGCACCAAGGGCTGGCTCCGGCCAGGCCCTGCGCTGGACGCAGACCCACCCTCCGCCTCACGCCACCACCCTAGCCTGTGTCTAAGCGTTGCATCCTGGGCCCCCAAAGTCTCGAACTGTCACATGGAAGCCGGGCGAGCTGAGAACGCCGTCTCAGAACTTCGGGGTTCGAGGGGAACAGCCGAGGGTAcgtttccttccctttctcttcaggGAACGAACAGATGAAAGTAGAAAACTTTGAGGCTGCCGTGCACTTCTACGGGAAAGCCATCGAGCTGAACCCTGCCAACGCCGTCTACTTCTGTAACAGGTACGGCAGGGACCGGTGGGGTCCTGGGTGGGCTGAGCGGGGTCCCCAGGGGAATGGGGGGGGCGGTCGATCTGTGGGTTAGTGATGGCTCAGCCGCTGTCCCAAATAACGAGCCCATGCCTGGTGGCCGGCCAGGTGCGGCCCAGTGTCAGTGGTGCTAGCGGCCGCACTCGTCTGGCCCTGCAGCCTCGGTTTCCCTGGTGAACGGGGCGGCACCCAGATTGCTGTATCCTCCGGCGCCAGCCCCGGCGTCCAGCCCCACCGGGCCTCTCATCCTTGGCAACCCTGCGTCTGCCCCACCTGACAGACAGGGAAGCTGCAATCAGCTCCCCGACTGCCCTGGTTTGCCTTCTCCCAGAGCTGCGGCCCACAGCAAACTGGGGAACTACGCGGGGGCGGTTCAGGACTGTGAGCGGGCCATCTGCATAGACCCGTCCTACAGCAAGGCCTACGGCAGGATGGGGTGAGTACCGCCCGCCCCATACATGCTGTCTGCCTGCGGTCAGCGCGGCCCCGCACGTTAAGGCCCCAGCCCACTGGGCTGCCCCGCCTCACGCACCAATCCCGAGTCCAGGCTGTCAGCTGAGCTTCTGACCGACCAGCTGTAAGCCCGGGTTCCCACGACCCTCTCCTTGGGTTCAGCGATTCCCTCGAAGGCTCACAGGACTCAGGAAAACGGTTCACTTAACCTTCTCTGGCTTAGCGTAAGGGATGCAGATGAGCAGCAGGCAGAGGGCCGCCCAGGGCGAGGTCGGGGAGGGTCCCGAGGCAGAGCTTCCGTCCTGCAGGGTTCGGGGCGCACCTCCCACCCAGCACGCGGGGCGGTCACCAGTGGGGGTGGGTTTTATAGCCCGTCTCTAACGCCTCCCTCCCCGGGAGTTGGGGGTGAGTTTGGTCTTTGTGGCCAGCAGCACATCCGGAGGCTTCCTGGAAGcccacctcattagcataaacagGCCTCCTCGTTAGCATAAACTGCAGTGCAGTCCAAGGACACACCTGTGATTCAGCTCGCCAGAGCAGGGAGGAGCTCTGACCACGCCTGCCccgcctcctcccagccccagcgACCCCAGCAGTTCGGGGCTGCTGGGCCTGGGCGGGCAGGCGGACGGCCTCCCAGGCCCTCCACACGCACTGTCTCTCCTGCAGCCTGGCTCTGTCCAGCCTGAACAAGCACACGGAGGCCGTGGCCTACTACAGGAAGGCCTTGGAGCTGGACCCCGACAACGAGACCTACAAGTCCAACCTCAAGGTGGCGgagctgaggctgagagaggcacCCAGTCCCGTGAGTCCTCTGGGGACTGGCCGCGGGGGCAGGGCGGCTCGGGGTCGAGGGCTGGGCCTGACCCGTGTGGGAGCAATGTCTCTGGTGCCGGGGGTCCGGCATCTGTTTAACGGGGTCCTGTTGTGAGGGAAGAGGCTTATCCTCGCAGAGCCCCCGGAAACAGGAGGGCGTGGGTCACATGGGGAAGCCCCAGCTcgtcaggaggcagagggctgGGGGCCCTGTGGGCCTTGGGAAGGAGCTGGCAGGCTGGGTGAGCAGGTGCGGGATCGGCTAGTTTGAATGGCCCCGGGGCAGGGGGGCTGCCCGGGGTGACCAGGGCAGGGGGACAGTGGCCCCGAGCCCTGTAGAGGCTGGTTTGCATGTGAAAGGTGCACTCGCGGGCCATTTGTTTACCAGTTTCTAGGGATTGGCCACCCCTGGGAGGGGCCATCCCACCACAGTCAGCATCACAAAGTGAAAGACACGGTTAATATACCGTGCTCTTCCGGGGGACCCACACCGTGGTGCGCGTCTTTCACGAAGCACCCCCGGCCGCAGGGCCTGGCCGCCCGGGTTGCTGGGACGCCCGGGATTCCAGCAGGCCCCAGGTGGGACCTTACCCCTCAGTTCCCAGGGGGCCGGCTCTCGAGGTTCTGTGTCGAGGCACCACTAACCAGGGCTTTTCTCACCCCACAGACGGGAGGTGTTGGCAGTTTCGACATCGCGGGCCTGCTGAACAACCCAAGCTTCATGAGCATGGTAACGGCCCCCGCCTGCCGTGTCACCACGGGCCCCGGGCCAGGGCCGCCCCACTGCAGACGCCATGGACACTGGGCGCCGTGGGGTGTGGAGCCGGACAAGCTGAACCCGCCTCTCCCAGCTGAATAACCTGGGGAATCTCCACGCCCCTTCCCCCCCAGTCCGGGCCCCCTTGCGGTGTGGCCACGGTGACAGCAGAGTCGCTGCACCTGCTCCCTGAGGTGCAGACGAGACACTGCAGGGCGCGGGGGCCCCGCGGAGGAAGGGCCGACCACCTTCTGGTCCAGATGCGCGTGTTCTGCGCGGGGCCGCCCCCTGGAACAGGCACCCAGCGTGTCCGGCACATGCCTGTCGGCCCCCGGGTGGTCTCACCGGTCCTCAGGCCACAACGCTGACTCGAGGGACCTCAGGGTGGGGGTCTCAGGTCGCCAGGGAGAGAGGAGCCTGGAGCCCCCCCATCAGAGAAACGTCCGCACCTGAGCGGGAAGCATCTGGCCTCCCACGTCTTGGAGCCTGGGCTGCCGCTCTCGTCCAGGGCGGGGCGGGCACAAGGCTGCCAGAGGACTCCTGGCGGTGGGGAGCGGCCTGACAGAGGCCGCTCCTTTGGCCTTGTCTGTCGGGGTCGGCGGTCCCGGCCCCCCTTAGCTTCGTGCTGTGCTGTCGGCACCCATCCGTGCCCGGCACTTGCATGACCGTGGCCTGGACACCCAGCCATGCAGGGCAGTGGACTGGCCGAGGCCGGCTGGTAGCGCTCTCCAGCCCTTTTCGGAAAGAGCCGCAGCCTGGAAGGTGCTTCCCTGGCTTCTGCTCGTGTGCACGTCTTAAAATCGGCCCTGAGGAGATAATCCCGACGTGGCTGGGGGTGTCAGTGTAGGAGAGAGGCCAGGATGATGTTCATCcacatggcagagctggaactgaCTCCCAGgtgtccctggtcggggaaggaTGACGAGGTTCCTGGAATCTTAAGATGAGAGTCCAGATGGGATCGAAGTGGGGAAAGGGCAGGGTCACGGtgtgtggggatggggtggggcccGGGGAAGAGGCGGGCCTGGCGCTCTGGGTTCTGGGCTGGAGGCCCACGGTGCCTACGGGGAGACCTTGTCAATGATGAAATGCGTTTGGGAGCTTGCTTTTTCTGAGaagtctgttttcttcttcaggcATCCAACCTCATGAACAATCCCCAAGTTCAACAGCTGTAAGTGACCACCATTCTCCTTTGGGTCTTGTGGTTAAAACTAGTGTGGTGCAAGGtgcataaaatgtaccattttaaccattgtaAGGTTTGTGATTCCacggcattaagtacatttacgaCGTCCTGTAGCTGTGGCCACCATCTAGTTCCAGACATTCATCACCTGAAAAAGAAACCCCATCCCATTAGCACCATTCCCCAGCCCCTGAccaccaggaacccactctctgtctctggatttgcctgttctggaggTTTCCCATCAATGGACTCAGACTCTGTGTGGCCTTCTGTGTCACTGGCATCACCTGGTGTCCCTGAGGGACAGCATTGCCCCGTTGAGAGTCACTGTCTTTAAGCCAAAAAAGGGTGTTGCTGGGAAATCTGATGGAATTGACAGGCTGCAGTCAGAAGTGTGGGCTGAGGGCAGGTTCGGGCCCCAGGAGATGTCCATTGCCGGCAGAGGGGAAGGGCCAAGTGGGGATCAGAGGAGGAGGGCTGAACCGTCTGCGAGTCAAGGGCTCTCTTTGCAGCATGTCCGGCATGATTTCGGGTGGCCACAACCCCTTGGGGACTCCCGGCACCAACCCCTCGCAGAACGACCTGGCCAGCCTCATCCAGGCGTGAGTGGACCTGCCAGGCGGGGCTCCTGGGCAGGCGGGGCGTGTCCCCACTCCCCCAGGAAGAGACACCTGCTCTGTAGGGCCTGCGTCCTCTGGGGAGCGGTCCCCCTGCCCTCGAGGGGCACGTGGGGCGGGCACCCTGGGCCAGGCTGAGCCCGGGCGCACCTCCCCTCCCCGCAGGGGCCAGCAGTTCGCTCAGCAGATGCAGCAGCAGAACCCAGAGTTGATAGAACAGCTGCGCAGTCAGATCCGGAGTCGGACCCCCAGTGCCAGCAGCGACGACCCGCGGGAATGACTGCCCGGTGAGTCCGGGGCCGGGCCCGCGTCGCCGAGGCCACGCGGGGGCGTCTCTGGTCATCAGCCCCCTTGCCAGGGGTTCCCACCCGGATCCCCCACCCCTCTCAGTCCCGCTCAGTTGGGCTGTTTCTCTCTCCAGCCCCCCAGCGCCATCAGGTCCTTCCCGGCTGACCGGAAGCCTTCTCTCACTTTTCCGTCTCTCTTCCCATTGGACCGCCCATGAGAGGAAAAGGAATTGGACCTGCATGTTAAGAcggatttttattatttttatttttttgcctcagcccttccctccctttttGTACTCTCTCACGGCCCCCAGACCCTTCTCGAAACAGAGCCAGCAAGC
This genomic interval from Phocoena sinus isolate mPhoSin1 chromosome 3, mPhoSin1.pri, whole genome shotgun sequence contains the following:
- the SGTA gene encoding small glutamine-rich tetratricopeptide repeat-containing protein alpha, with product MDNKKRLAYAIIRFLHDQLRHGELSSDAQESLEVAIQCLETAFGVTVEDSDLALPQTLPEIFEAAAAGREIPPDLRSPQRTPPSEEDSAEAERLKTEGNEQMKVENFEAAVHFYGKAIELNPANAVYFCNRAAAHSKLGNYAGAVQDCERAICIDPSYSKAYGRMGLALSSLNKHTEAVAYYRKALELDPDNETYKSNLKVAELRLREAPSPTGGVGSFDIAGLLNNPSFMSMASNLMNNPQVQQLMSGMISGGHNPLGTPGTNPSQNDLASLIQAGQQFAQQMQQQNPELIEQLRSQIRSRTPSASSDDPRE